The segment CTGCAACAGAGATTTTCAGATTTCTTCTTCAAGGTATTCAAATTGAACTTAGAGAACAGCATGCttatgaacaagtcaaagaatgCATTACTAATGTGTGCACATTTGCAAAGAAGTTGTTGCTGGATCATATAGGAAAGAACAGTGTTAACAAGTGTGCAACATTACTGGAATTTGGTCTTCGGTTTGTGAAAGTTATTGTGGACGAACTAGATCATTCTCTGTTAGCTTCTGATAACATTGAGGTATGCTTAGACATCGAGCACATAAAGGAGAACCAACATGCAGAATACAGTCCAAAGGTGTCTTTACCAAGAATCAGATCACTCTCTTACATGGAGATGGCTTCTCCAGCAGCTTACGTGACTGCACTGTCTCTGTCCTTGATATCTCAGTATACTGGAGAGCTGTCCCATAGAGATGCAGAGAAGTTGGCTTTAATTCTGGCATCATCATTGGATGTCCTGGAGAGTTTTCATACTGCTGTCTCTTTTATGTATATGCAGATTGGGCGGCCGACATATAATAGGGAAAGATTAAAATGGTTGATGGTTTGGAACTTGTTTGCAAAACAATTGAACAGGAAAATTATCTCTTATCTGGAAACTGATTCTGAATTAAGTTACCATGATCTTCTCCATCAGTTCTTCTGTTATCCATTTCTTATTTTTTTGAATGCTGAAAACAGCTCTGAGTCAAGTGTTTCTGTCCTGCAAGACCTGGAGATGGAATCAACCATTGAAGTTTATAGATCCCTCTCTACAAACTCCTgtaattcgaagctttcttccAAGGTTTTCTTTGATGGTTTTTACAAATACTTGGTTTGCACTATTGATGGAAACATGGCATTATTCCAAGCCAACCTTGAGCATTTGTCGGACAAGTTTGAAAATGCTACTATCCTTTCTGCTCTTGGTGAAATAGTTGTTGGACTGTTACAGAATGATCAAATGTTGATTTATGCTAACCAAGAGTTGAAGCAAACAAGTGAAGGTTCTGCTGTGTGCAGACAACCTAAACTTTTCTTGAATTGGTTCAAGCTTGCTAATAGGTTTGTTGACTTACACTTCCAAATGGAACACCTGTATCTATCCTGCCTACCATGACGATGACCTCAGCTCTTCAGTAATCTATAAGCTTTTTATGATATGCAGGTTTATGTTGTTATCAAGTTCTCATTTCAAAGCAAATCCAGCTGGACAGCACCAGGTCACAAGCAGGTATTTAAGCAGATCTACATAATTGCAAACTTGTCTGTTGATTTTAATGGATGTAAGCTGCTATTAGTTGTGTGCTTGAGTTTACATCTGTCCTTTTAACTTGGTTGTGCTTCAGGTTTTTTTCAACTTTATCAAATTTTGTTGGGCATCTTGTACTAAAGGAAGACGTTCTTCTTCTATTTGAGGTTTGTGGCATATTCACAGTACAAAGTAAATAATATAGCGTTCATGTTTCTAAGGGCACCAACTCCATTTAGTCCTACTCTTTCTAGAATTCAGGCACATGACACAAAGCACATACTTTATGCTAACTGCATGAAGACACCATTTTGTCCTTGCAGAATATTGGAGACCAACTTACTGAGTGGCTCTCTTTAACCACCATATTGTACTCTGAAATGCAACAAGGAGAAATTATTGTTCATCTTGAGAACCTTTGGCTCAAGATGGTTGAGTGCCTGAAGAGGAGTCAGCTAGTTAGTGATGTTCCCTTAATAAATCAGAAGCAGCAACTTCTTCAAGCTGCACTCAATCACCCACATCACCCCATTTCAGTTGCAACAGCATCAGTTTGCAGAGCAGCAACACATGGCAGCGCAGTCCTGCACCCTGGTTGCTTAAATTCTGAATTTGATGAGTTATTAATGCATAGAAGAAAGGCTCTTAATAGCTCCAGGAAAACagccatcacatccaattcttatgaTCTCATGGCCGAGAGAGATGGTGGATCTGTGAATGTCTCAGTGGGTTTGGGAACGAAGAGGCTGAAGATCATGAAGTATTCAACTAAACCGAAGGAACTTAACAAAAGTAGAGCCCACATGGGCTTCTCACCACGTAATATGGAAAATAGAGTGTGTAGGAAACCAGAATTAATATTGGAGATGCTACAGAGAAAGACATAGTTGTTTGTACTCAATGTTCATGGTTGAAGAACTTTGTGTAGATAGTTTTTAGGCATGACATATATGTATATCAAGCGGAAGGTCAATGCAATGATCCCCTgcaaaagaaaagattttaatcCAATCAAAATTACTGTGAACTGCACCTACAGGGCCTACAATTCATTGTCATTCCTCACCCAGCCACATTGTCCGATTACAATGAGAGGGAAACAATAGGATGTCATCATGTATAGTTCTACCTGAAGTCTAAAAATgtatagttctacctctagtaacTGATGCTTTGGGTGGCTCTCTGTCTGCCTCCCATTTTTTGTGTTTTGCTTTTGAGTTCCTCATACTGCAGACATGCTGTAAAGCCCAACTCTTCGTTTGATAAATGATAACTACAGGTCTACAGCTTAAGATGTGATGTGTCCAGTTGGTTGTCAAAAGCTCAAAAAGCCCGGTTGATTAGTCCAAGCTGGTTCAAATCTAAAGTAGCTAGCTTTGCCAATCAAATCTGATCCAGTGTCGACTGCCGAAGGAATGTGGTCAGAACGTATCCTTGTAATGGACTGAGCTGTGATATGTAAACATAATATTTTCCCAAGGATTTTGCACCCTCTGTCCAGCAAACGTTGAATTGGTTGCGGTTGTTTGTCCATGTATATCACGTACATCTGCATCCTCTAAAAAGTTACATGGGTTATATAGATGATGTATTTAGGACCTTTTTTACGCAGGAGAGGTAGGGTGTTTCTGTAAGGAACGGACACAGAAATATTTCTCCCTTTAATACTATAGGTAAAGGCAGATGATATCCTAAAGAGTTGAGTGGACTTTTTAGCCACACATTAGTTTAGCAAAAAAACATTTAGGATATGGCATTATTTTGACACGGAGAGAGTAACTTCAATTAAGTAATTCGTGTAATTAGGATATTGGGGTCCCAGTTAAGGCAATGTTCGAGCGGTCAATTTGTCCTGCCACCGGGTCTGATATCGAATTTTCCATAACATTTAACATCCAACTATGAAATGGTACAGAAGGATAGCAGAGAAGGGATCGACTTTTGCAGAGATGGCAACGAAGGAAGTACAACCATTTTGATGGCACACAGTACGTAGATGTAATCAGTTCGGTGACCCAAGTACAAGAAACCAATAGGCAACTAGTAATCACTCTATTGACTTAGTGGAATACACTGATATGTTACTACGAGGAACAGTCACTTCATCATCAACACCACCAAGAAAAAGTGCATTACAAATTAGTAAGAAAatgtaaaaatataactaaGCTCTGGAGAAATGAAATGTTACAGAGAAAAACTGTGGTCCATCTTGTGAATTTACAAACCTGAAGACGAACCAGCTAGAAGGCCCTTTTCTTCAGAAAGGGCAACGTTTCAAGTCGCACTCAATCATCCAGATCACCAGATTTAAGTTGCAACAGCATCATTTTGGAGAGTTTATTTAGGATAGAAGAAATGGTTACCTCTCACAATGCGGATCGAGCCATTGCATATGGAGAAATTATGGACATTTCAAGGAGGTTTGCATTGCCAATGTCTAGAGAAAAGACCTGACATATCAAACTCAAATAGGCAGAGAGAGTTATGGTGCACCATTGAAGATCTGCATGGCTAGTTGGAACAAAATGAGGAAGATGCTGAAGATAATGAATGTTCAACAAAGCCAAAGGAACCTGACAACATAATTCTTCAAATTGACGACATTAGCAAAAGATAGATACTGATGCCCTCTCACTGCACTGTGCATGATACCAAAAGTAATACTGTAAACGATTAAACGATCAACAGAAAGATAGTAGTTTAACCTAACAACTGTTCATTCTTCGTTGCAAGAATTTACACGTCAATAATTGTTCTGTTTATATATCAAACTGAAGCTCAATAACTAACCCCATGCGCACCAAACAAACTGAATATTTATTCAACATTAAACAAGATCACATGTGGACTGTCAATATAAACTAAATTAAATTCATATGTGGACTGTCAATATAAACTAAATTAAATAAGACTAGCTGACAAACAAGGGAATAAAGCAAAACATTCATAGATAGAAAACAAACTTAACCAAACCATAAATCAACCACAGTTTAGACATCTGGGAAGATTGAACTCGAAGTTCACCTAATTATAAGATATATAGTTGAATTATTACACATAAATAACATTCTAGCTTAGTCAGGCCAATGTACTACACTATGAGGACCTTCCCTTTGCCGCCATGACTGGAGCGGTCAGGCCTACGACTCCCAAAGAATTGGAAACAGGGTGCAATCATGTAGCTCTACATCTGCTAACTCCTTCGGTTTGGGAGGAACCCATTCTTGTTGCTTTCGCCGCAGCTCTAGAATATCCTCATTTCCTTCCTCACCATCTATTACAGACATGCTGTAGAGCCTCAACTCTTCTTCTGTTAGCTGCAACTGCAGCTTCTTTTTCAGATGCACAAGCAGAGTTGAGAAAGAGATCCTGCCTTGAACATCAATATTCTTACAGAACATGTGGTAAGCCCAGTCTTTCTTCAAAAGCTCTGAAGAGGATATATCATCACAATGGATGTCCACAGAGAAATCAAAACAACAAGACATTACCATTCCGTCATCCATCACAATGTCAAGCTTCCGAACAGGGGCACTGATCGTTAAGACTTCCATAGCACTCCGCGACAGCATTAACACGGCGCTCACCATGAGCCCTGATCGGTCAATGTAATGACCTGTGCTCGGTCCAAAGCCCATGGTTTCTATATCAAAGTAGCCTTCCACAAACCCCAAAGTTTCGCGAGCCCTTGATGATGCCGATGCTGGTGCTGTCTTTGAAATGGGAAGAACATACTCACCACTCTCCGCCCTCCGGAGCATTTCCTGAAGTCCTACTTTGTCAACAAACTGGCAGGAAACTTTTTTGTTGCTGTTCATTGATAGCTTGAACTTGGAGTAGCATCGCACCGGGGCAGGATGCATTTCATTGATCAACCACAAGGCAGGATCCCATAGCAAAGGAGCACGCTCACGTGGCTTggctgcctcctcctcctcccttctCTTTCTCGCCACCTCATTTTCCTCGCGtatcttcctcctctcctcctcctcacgCACCCTCCTTTGCTCCTCCTCATACAacctcctctccctctcttccTCCGTCTCCAACTTCCGCCTCTCCATCTCTTGCTCCTCCTGCTTACGCAAATCACAAAGCTTACTCACCAGATTCTCCACTGAGGAGGCAATGTCAATGATGTGGAATCCGTCCTCCGCGTACAGCCTCTCTTCCGTCCACCCAGCGGGAAGGCGAAACCACTTCTCCGAGAAGCGGAGGTCCACGGTCGTGGAGGGCCCGGATAGGAAGAAGAGAATGTCATGGAGCCGCAAGACGAGCTGCTTGACGTGGGACGTCACAGTGATCCCGCGTCCCCCGGGCATTCCCCGGATCACGGCCACCTCCCTCCACGGCGCGGACGATCCGACCTTGTGCAGTACGCCCTTCTTGCGGGAGAGCTCGAGGAGGTAGTACCTCTCATCTAAATTGATCGAAACCACCCCCGGCCGGCAAAGCTCGCCGGGCGCGCCCGACCGGTccaccacctgctccacctggcTTCCGCCGGTCCCCGCCACGCGATAGATCGGGATGGGTTGGCCCCCTCGCCGCTCCGGGAAGAAGCGGCGGCTGGTCCGGTGAGACCACGAGGCATGTGCTTTCTTGATGGACACCCTCATGGTGTATACAACACAGGGGCAGGTCCAAACCTTCCGAATCGGAAACACCAACGGGCACCCAGAGCCGCGGAACGCCATGAATCTCTCAAATAGACGGCGGCACATCTCCTGCTTCTCGTCGTCGTCCTCTTCCATCCCACTTGCCACCTCCGACTCCGACACACGCAGAGGATGCGACACAGGCTTCCTCACCCCCACCTCGAACGACATCGCCGATCTCGCCGACGCCGACATGGGATCGATGTAGCGGCTAATTAATTGGTTGGCTAAAAAAAGAAttaattggattcatgccattAAAAAACGTGAGAAATACTATTACTTTTTATCTATTTCAAATCGTGCTATTATAATTCCTTATACAACGGAGACATACCAGTTTTGTTTGGCGTCACATGTGGCCCACCTACAGGGAGACGTATCCCTGCCACTGCTTTCCGCATTAGACGCCGTCCGTATGCCTAGCATTTTTCTGTTATACAAGAAATTGTAATGGCACAAATTAAAATAGATGAAAAGTAATAGCATTTCTCATATGTGCATTTTTATGTAATGGCTTGAATCCAATTAACCACAAAAAAAATAGCTAGCCAAAGATATGACAAGTCATGATTCTAGTTATTATTTGGTTTGCAACTAAAACTAGCTAACTTCTCGTGTTTGGATTACCAAATTTATGGTAATCTTTTTATCTAACCTTAGCTTGTCAAATCTTTAGCATGACAAATTTTGGTCGCAAACTAATCTAACCCGATAAGTGGCGGTGGATGGGGAAAGGACGAAGCAGTATTTTAGGTGAAAGAAGAATTATATTAGATTATAGATTATCACGTTACAAACACTCTGGTATACACTATGTATATTCAAAAattaattttcatctatattataCGCGTGCTTTATATAGCTCCAAATATCAAATTCAAACATATATGACAATTTGTATGGATGATCGTACTAGCAAACACTTGGCAAAAGCTTGAGAACATATGTCCAACAAACGACGACCAACATTCTTATAGGTAGAGTTGAAAAACTTCTATTGTCTTGTGTCTTCCTTCTTTCTGTCACCGAAGAATAAGGAAGGCCTATCTAAAACTTATTATTCCTAGTCCTTTATCGTGGTTAGATCTAACCACAAAAAAATAGAGAAGAGACTAGAGAAAACTATTTTATAGCAGCAACATCATCTTCGCCTTAATGTCATTATTCAGAAAGCTAAGTCTTCATATCATCATACCGAGGAAGTTGCTGATGTCATAATTATCGTCTTCATCTTCAATAGAGTCGTAATGAGAAAACAAATCTACCCTACCCCCTTGCCATCgccgagaaggagaaggagatcCCTAATACCAAAAAACTTGGCATAGAATGACCTTAACCCTAAAGGAGTAGATCTATTAGAAAACTTATTAAAGCGATAAATAACCATTCCCTACAGCCTCCGATGAGATGCTGGAGGAGGAGGGAAGGGGGACCAACAGTGATGGAAGCGgcggcagctgcagctgcagctctGGCTAGGGTAGAGATAGGACGACTCATGTAGGCGGTACAGGAGCCCGTTTGATCTAAAAGATGACAAAGCGGGATAGGGGAGGGCAAAAGACGGTGAGACAAACTACTAAGATGACCACAGAGGATAGTGATTTTTTAAGACAAAAAATTAAGGGCCCATATGGAACACGTTGAAAAAACATAGGAAACAAAAATCTCATATTTCAAATAAGACTCGATAAAGGTAGATGGCTAGTGCTTGATCAGTTTGTTCGAGTCGTGTAGAATAAGGTTCGAATCTCACCTTTAGGTAAGCACGAGACTAATCTGGTGCCTATAGAGGCATCCCATTCAGCTTCTTTTCATCCCCCTTTTTCAAGTGCGATAACTCCTCAAGTGTTTTAACAACTTGTGCTTGTGACTTAGAATTTCACCAACATTTTTCAAATGGTTTCCTCTTGCACCCCATCGCGTCCTAAGCATAGTGCATATGCAAATAAAAATCACACTTTGTGACACTAGATAACCATCTCCACTCAGGAACTCCCCTCTTTGTAGTGTGGCTATCTATCGTAGGTCAAACCATGCACTCTACTGCATCTTGGCCGACAAAAAAAACCCTaccttatacctttgccttcatTCCAtagttgtttttctctttcttcttttttaaaTGTGGAGCACTTAATCAACTTGTGGCCTCCGTTATCACCTCCATGAATACCACCTTGTTCAATTATTGTTTTTGACATCACATAGCTCAATTAACTTAAGACAAAGGTTGATCCACTATTTGTCATTCTAAAACCAAACAAGGCTTTCATCCAGGCCCCTCAATGTGGTTGGATTAAGGAAGTGCATATCATACCAACATGATTAAAGATTTAAACATGATGTGACTAAAGTGTTAGTCATGAGTTGGAATCCACTGcaagattaagtgaatcatgaGCTATCACAAGGGTGGCACAAATCTCGCCTTAAGTTCAATTGGTGTCATGTGGCAAAAGGGTCAAGATGTGTGTGTGTATCAATGTTTAGCCAATATGATCTTTATGTGTATTCGGGATTCAATATGTGTTGTAAGGTGTCCATTTGGATTGATGGCTCGAATCTTGGTCATCTACGCATGAACCTAAAGAGGTCACATAGTCCAGGAGTTGGAACATAAGCATGATGATTAACTCTAGTGCAACTAGAAGATTGTTGATGATGTGTCCAAGAGGCAAGCAACACACTGGATTGGATCCATATGTAGGACAAAATAGAGTTTTGATAATGGGCCTCTAGGGATAGAAGCCCGTTAGCGAAGTCTATATATACAAGGGGCGCGGcttgtgaaaggtcctaatatggctagaggggggtgaatagcagtggcggagccaggatttcACGGCTGGGTATTCCACATATAAAAGTTTTTCAATGCATATGTGCAATAGTAATATGGGACAAAATTAATACAAAATTGATCCTGATGCACGCCTCAAGTAGTACATATAATTTTCTTAAAATATATGCTAGGTAAAATATTTGTTTATCCTGGAACAAGGCATCAGGCAAAGTGAGCCTAGTATCGCCTCTGGTAATAATCAAAGTATATATAAATTCTTTATGTATGTTACAAGAACACAATGCaacatttctttaaaaaaatgagaacacaacaaaaaaagaaaCCTTCAATTCTTACTTTGAAGAATAAAAAATAGATGTGGGATCTTTGTGTTCACCTTGTTGTTTCTTCAagccgtatatatatatatatatatatatatatatatatatatatatatatatatatatgagaaaGGCATTGAGGGGGAGCCATATATGAGAAAGCCTACAAAGACCActgaccgccgccgccgttagAGGAATGCTGTCGATGAGGTTTCTTTCTATGAGTTCATGGGCTGCCGCTACTAGTTGTTCTACTAGGTTTAGAGCAACTTCAAGAGTTTAACTATTCTTGTTGTTTGTGCTATTTCAGAATTTGTATAGCAAAAAGTTGACTCCAACTAATATGCTATCTAATTTTCTAAAATAGGAAGTTGGCTTTTTCTTGATTTTCGGTGGTTATATATAGCTTATTACAGACGTTAACTGTAAGACTTTGTAAACTAACAAGATTATTGtagatctcttcttttttttttagaaattttctATTCGACAAAATAGCTAAACAATAGAATTTGACAATTCATTTTAGCCaaactattggagttgctcttatgggCTACATATTTGCAACATTCAACAAACTAACATATATGCTAATTATacatatgtgtatatatatacatatatttgtGTTTGTCACAAAAATTATGGGTATTCCCTGGAATACAGGGGCATACCCCTAGCGCCGCCcatggtgaatagcctatttaaaaattctacaaaaactcactagagaaagtggttagtaaataacaaagcgtagctttttgctctagctctaatggggtgtttgcaagccacctatccaacaattctagttgatatgatcactaggcacacaagagctatgccactacttacactagagagctatctaaagtttctatacaagtaagaaagctactctagtttgtgggaatgtaagagagatggtttgatctttatactgctgtgtagaggggatgaaccaatcaataatatgaagtccaatcaccgagagaaatccaatgaacaatcacaatggagacacacaattttctctcgaggttgacgtgcttgccggcacgctacgtccctgttgtgtcgaccaacacttggtggttcggcggctaagaggtgtagcacgaacctcgtcctcactaggacaccgcaagaaccgacccacaagtgaggtaactcaatgatatgagcaatccactagagttacctttcgactCTCcgtcggggaaggtacaagacccctcacaaacatcgggagatggccacgaacaatcaccaactcgtgccaaagctcctccgctgctccaagccgtctaggtggcggcaaccaccaagagtaacaagaaaaccgcaactagaacgatccccaagtgccactagatgtaatcactcaagcaaatgcacttggaatcactcccagtctcacaaagatgaataatctatgaaggagatgagtgggaggagtttgcttaggctcacaaggatgtcaagtatgctagaatgccaagagagtgagctctaagccggccaacaactatttataagcccctcaaataaatagagccattggctcttttactgggcaaaacacggggtcaccggacgctcaacccctgcgtccggtgctccagaaacagccacgtgtcagcactttgaatctcacgcgtcgaactctaacggtcacctgcagagcaccggacgcggtcaagttgccaccggacgcgtccggtactcaccggacttaaactcaggAAGGTCTGCAAACTCACGGGGTCATcgaacgctgagcaccggaccgtccggtgctcaccggtctCATACCCAGAGAGCATTGCAAAAATATAGAACAACAGACTCAAAATACCGGACGCTCCAACAGGGTctaacctgcgtccggtgcctggcgtccggtgcctaaccctagttgAGCCAGGCactgcctgcacaccggacgcacagacatagcgtccggtgcctctgggccagcctccggtgagtgtttctcagcgaaaaacactcccgcgacttctccaatttttccaccggcgcaatagaaaatatgcactttatTTTCTTAAATTATGAGATGaaatttttaaatctagttagactataattgaacaacaattatcaaataaaaacgaaaatgctacgataCACAAAAGTAAAAAAATTTTGAAGGCCGGACTGGGACTGGGGAGACGAGATGAGGGCTTCAACATCGCACGCTACAAGTTTTGTTAGCCTCACCTAAAAGCAGTGGtacatgtagataaaaaatatagaGCTATCAAAACTCACAACGGAGGCAACTGGTTTGGTGTGGTGTAAGTGGACAGCTTTATCTTCTTCTCTGTTGTGGACCAGTGGAGGCAGGTCCATTCTTGGGGACCAGTGGAGGCAGGTCCATTCTTTAGCTGCAACGCGCGCCACAGAGGATGCTTGGTTCTTTTGTCAGATGAAGCAATAGACTCCTCTGCAGGAAGCTCTGACGCACTGCAGAGCTACTACTCATGATGATTTGGATCTGAGGAGTAGACGTGGTAGCTGAGGCAGTAGTACACGGTGGTGCGTTGAGCGAAAAAGCAAACAGTAGGACTCAGGTCTTGTTCAGTTCActtcgaaatccaaaaagtttttaagatttcccgtcacatcgaatcttgcggcacatgcgtgaagcactaaatatagacgaaaacaaaaactaattacacagtttatctataaatcacgagacgaatcttttgatcctagtagtttatgattggacaatacttatcaaataaaaacgaaagcgcTACATTAacgaaatctgaaattttttgggaactaaacaaggcctcagaacTCACCGAAGAGGCTGGACGCTTGAGTCGCGCTGCGACGAGGCACGCTGGCACGGCACCTGCAGTGCTGCACCAGCCCCCGCCGTCTCCCGTTCTCAACTCTCTGCCGTCGTCCGGGTCCGCGTCTCGCAAACTTGCAAAAGCTAGCCGGGCCAGGGCCTCTGGAGCTCTGGGCTCTGGCGACCTTCCCCTTCTTCTGCTCTCCGTAGCTAGCGTGTGTCACGAGTCGGACCTCACTTACCAGACTTTTTTTTTCCGACAGGGTGTTTGGTGAAGATGTTAAAATTTGATAGtaatataatatttttattgtatTTAGAAATTAGTacctaatcatagattaattagtttaaaaaattatctcccaaattattttctagctatatgtttttagttttataaataatctatgtacttttagtttcataaatagtctatatgtaatactttatgcatatttTCAAATATTCGATACGATAATGGTAAAATTTACCGCCTCCAACCAAATAGGACCACATATAACCCAGAAACAGGGCTACAGATGCTCATAGACCATCATAAAacatatactccctctatcccaaattaAGTATCGTTTCCAGTTTTCATGTTATAAGTTTGACtcagtttgtagaaaatacgtacaatatttatatctctaaataaatttgttaaaaaactagatttaaagatcttttcaataatactaattatgtaacataaatattaatatcttttaatatatatttaatcaaagttatttATTGAAAAGCAAAAAcgacatttattttgggacggagggagtatgtacaATAGAAAATTTAGTTGAATTGCGGCCCCTTTAGATGTACTAATAAccaaaataaggcct is part of the Sorghum bicolor cultivar BTx623 chromosome 10, Sorghum_bicolor_NCBIv3, whole genome shotgun sequence genome and harbors:
- the LOC8076169 gene encoding uncharacterized protein LOC8076169 isoform X1, which gives rise to MEPPPVDRQVAEIAAEPDRAAACARLLHLQRSCADDPSAAADLAAELPSNLLPLLLRDAAADDEAVAASALKCLGFALYHPVLISTISAQMAQLILDTLVQIVMNTRMKSACNLGVWCFSIQQLEPSIIEDRADPILIAIVHALDNPFGSLSTTFEAAQAIMKLADQSPKRMRDQSCLWVPPVYRRLLSADKTERDMAERCLIKVSCLVLPPQPLLSKAVASDFEQKLLSCMINMLDDPSKKVQTVKSWGWIISLLGPDAVKNRLLLNKLLKVPEQMFTDLNPQVQVATMVSWKKLVDAFFPFQATKIVAQQTVIPPLKPIEQASAQVKRIRLIMVPLCRVLSKSRNIVLSSSCLSTWHYLLHRLGNLINHLPILDAAFGPILKIVFSFGINDQNKPLWSFCLNLFHDFVSSKNRDREDLCAPVNQNLLAQSCTHIRALFDVQHIKWLPWDISCFHFQLDILGIILKPELFQDMIPEILVIVMDSATEIFRFLLQGIQIELREQHAYEQVKECITNVCTFAKKLLLDHIGKNSVNKCATLLEFGLRFVKVIVDELDHSLLASDNIEVCLDIEHIKENQHAEYSPKVSLPRIRSLSYMEMASPAAYVTALSLSLISQYTGELSHRDAEKLALILASSLDVLESFHTAVSFMYMQIGRPTYNRERLKWLMVWNLFAKQLNRKIISYLETDSELSYHDLLHQFFCYPFLIFLNAENSSESSVSVLQDLEMESTIEVYRSLSTNSCNSKLSSKVFFDGFYKYLVCTIDGNMALFQANLEHLSDKFENATILSALGEIVVGLLQNDQMLIYANQELKQTSEGSAVCRQPKLFLNWFKLANRFMLLSSSHFKANPAGQHQVTSRFFSTLSNFVGHLVLKEDVLLLFENIGDQLTEWLSLTTILYSEMQQGEIIVHLENLWLKMVECLKRSQLVSDVPLINQKQQLLQAALNHPHHPISVATASVCRAATHGSAVLHPGCLNSEFDELLMHRRKALNSSRKTAITSNSYDLMAERDGGSVNVSVGLGTKRLKIMKYSTKPKELNKSRAHMGFSPRNMENRVCRKPELILEMLQRKT
- the LOC8076169 gene encoding uncharacterized protein LOC8076169 isoform X2; translated protein: MTRPSPLLRSSASASRSTTPSSSPPFQMAQLILDTLVQIVMNTRMKSACNLGVWCFSIQQLEPSIIEDRADPILIAIVHALDNPFGSLSTTFEAAQAIMKLADQSPKRMRDQSCLWVPPVYRRLLSADKTERDMAERCLIKVSCLVLPPQPLLSKAVASDFEQKLLSCMINMLDDPSKKVQTVKSWGWIISLLGPDAVKNRLLLNKLLKVPEQMFTDLNPQVQVATMVSWKKLVDAFFPFQATKIVAQQTVIPPLKPIEQASAQVKRIRLIMVPLCRVLSKSRNIVLSSSCLSTWHYLLHRLGNLINHLPILDAAFGPILKIVFSFGINDQNKPLWSFCLNLFHDFVSSKNRDREDLCAPVNQNLLAQSCTHIRALFDVQHIKWLPWDISCFHFQLDILGIILKPELFQDMIPEILVIVMDSATEIFRFLLQGIQIELREQHAYEQVKECITNVCTFAKKLLLDHIGKNSVNKCATLLEFGLRFVKVIVDELDHSLLASDNIEVCLDIEHIKENQHAEYSPKVSLPRIRSLSYMEMASPAAYVTALSLSLISQYTGELSHRDAEKLALILASSLDVLESFHTAVSFMYMQIGRPTYNRERLKWLMVWNLFAKQLNRKIISYLETDSELSYHDLLHQFFCYPFLIFLNAENSSESSVSVLQDLEMESTIEVYRSLSTNSCNSKLSSKVFFDGFYKYLVCTIDGNMALFQANLEHLSDKFENATILSALGEIVVGLLQNDQMLIYANQELKQTSEGSAVCRQPKLFLNWFKLANRFMLLSSSHFKANPAGQHQVTSRFFSTLSNFVGHLVLKEDVLLLFENIGDQLTEWLSLTTILYSEMQQGEIIVHLENLWLKMVECLKRSQLVSDVPLINQKQQLLQAALNHPHHPISVATASVCRAATHGSAVLHPGCLNSEFDELLMHRRKALNSSRKTAITSNSYDLMAERDGGSVNVSVGLGTKRLKIMKYSTKPKELNKSRAHMGFSPRNMENRVCRKPELILEMLQRKT
- the LOC8076169 gene encoding uncharacterized protein LOC8076169 isoform X3 is translated as MANMHLMQAVASDFEQKLLSCMINMLDDPSKKVQTVKSWGWIISLLGPDAVKNRLLLNKLLKVPEQMFTDLNPQVQVATMVSWKKLVDAFFPFQATKIVAQQTVIPPLKPIEQASAQVKRIRLIMVPLCRVLSKSRNIVLSSSCLSTWHYLLHRLGNLINHLPILDAAFGPILKIVFSFGINDQNKPLWSFCLNLFHDFVSSKNRDREDLCAPVNQNLLAQSCTHIRALFDVQHIKWLPWDISCFHFQLDILGIILKPELFQDMIPEILVIVMDSATEIFRFLLQGIQIELREQHAYEQVKECITNVCTFAKKLLLDHIGKNSVNKCATLLEFGLRFVKVIVDELDHSLLASDNIEVCLDIEHIKENQHAEYSPKVSLPRIRSLSYMEMASPAAYVTALSLSLISQYTGELSHRDAEKLALILASSLDVLESFHTAVSFMYMQIGRPTYNRERLKWLMVWNLFAKQLNRKIISYLETDSELSYHDLLHQFFCYPFLIFLNAENSSESSVSVLQDLEMESTIEVYRSLSTNSCNSKLSSKVFFDGFYKYLVCTIDGNMALFQANLEHLSDKFENATILSALGEIVVGLLQNDQMLIYANQELKQTSEGSAVCRQPKLFLNWFKLANRFMLLSSSHFKANPAGQHQVTSRFFSTLSNFVGHLVLKEDVLLLFENIGDQLTEWLSLTTILYSEMQQGEIIVHLENLWLKMVECLKRSQLVSDVPLINQKQQLLQAALNHPHHPISVATASVCRAATHGSAVLHPGCLNSEFDELLMHRRKALNSSRKTAITSNSYDLMAERDGGSVNVSVGLGTKRLKIMKYSTKPKELNKSRAHMGFSPRNMENRVCRKPELILEMLQRKT